A single region of the Oleispira antarctica RB-8 genome encodes:
- the glsA gene encoding L-glutamine amidohydrolase. produces the protein MLSALFISLLALSSQVQAADVDLQKLVNDVHKQFLSHKEGNNPTYIPALAAVDSDLFAISIVTAEGKKYSAGDINHVFSMQSIGKAFNLAALINQQGAQAVVDNIGVNATGLPFSSIMAIELNEERSVNPLVNAGAIATVSLIKAKNADKKWKIIESNLENFAGSELTVLKDIYKSETDTNVKNQSIARLLSNYGRLYDDIDESVDLYTRMCSVGINTEQLAIMGATYANAGINPMTKKEVVQAEAVPKLLAVMATSGLYDDSGLWLYKVGLPAKSGVGGGIIAVMPGKYGIAAFSPPVDAAGNSVRAQLAIEAIAKKLNANIFK, from the coding sequence ATGCTTTCTGCATTGTTTATAAGCTTGTTAGCTTTATCTTCACAGGTACAAGCAGCAGACGTTGATCTACAAAAACTGGTTAATGATGTTCATAAACAGTTTCTGTCCCATAAAGAAGGTAACAATCCTACTTATATTCCAGCACTTGCGGCTGTAGATTCTGATTTATTTGCGATCAGTATCGTTACCGCAGAGGGGAAAAAATATTCTGCGGGCGATATTAATCATGTCTTCTCAATGCAATCTATTGGTAAGGCTTTTAACTTAGCGGCATTGATTAATCAGCAGGGTGCACAGGCGGTGGTTGATAACATTGGGGTGAATGCGACGGGACTACCGTTCAGTTCTATTATGGCAATAGAACTGAATGAGGAACGTTCGGTGAACCCTTTAGTTAATGCTGGTGCGATTGCTACGGTTAGTTTAATCAAAGCTAAAAATGCAGATAAAAAGTGGAAAATTATTGAAAGTAACTTAGAAAATTTTGCTGGCAGTGAGTTAACGGTGCTGAAAGACATTTATAAATCTGAAACCGATACGAATGTTAAAAACCAAAGTATTGCGCGACTATTAAGTAATTATGGTCGCTTGTATGATGACATTGATGAAAGTGTCGATCTGTATACTCGTATGTGCTCGGTGGGTATCAATACCGAGCAGTTGGCGATTATGGGGGCAACGTATGCAAATGCCGGTATCAATCCCATGACAAAAAAAGAAGTGGTTCAAGCTGAGGCCGTACCTAAATTGCTGGCCGTGATGGCAACGTCTGGGCTTTATGATGATTCGGGCTTATGGCTGTATAAAGTAGGCTTGCCAGCAAAAAGTGGCGTGGGCGGTGGTATTATTGCAGTCATGCCAGGGAAGTATGGTATTGCGGCATTTTCTCCACCGGTTGATGCCGCGGGTAATAGTGTACGGGCGCAATTAGCGATTGAAGCTATTGCTAAAAAACTGAATGCGAATATCTTTAAATAA
- a CDS encoding DEAD/DEAH box helicase domain protein, with amino-acid sequence MSQPAKFSSLALPQGMIDNLDQMGYLNMTPIQAEALPFVIEGRDVLAKAQTGSGKTAAFGIGILAKLNQRNFGCQALVLCPTRELATQVADEIRTLARYQQNIKILTLCGGQSIGPQIGSLEHGAHIVVGTPGRIADHINKGTLDLNAVETVVLDEADRMLDMGFVDEITKIISHTPYDRQMLLFSATYPEGIQSLSKEFQHEPETITIKDEQSKSTIIQRFYDVPKMKDKDEALLTLLGSKASESTVIFCNTKIACYDVLEFLRERGYHALALVGEMEQRERDQVLVRFSNKSAAILIATDVASRGLDIDDLDLVINYDVTRDPEVHVHRIGRTGRAGKEGLALSLMAASEVKKMFAINEYMNTKYDTSDISKLKSPYEPKKPNMITLCIDGGKKSKLRPGDILGALTADGEIPGSDVGKINMFPNHAYVAIARPSARIALRLIQEKNMKGRRFRVRRL; translated from the coding sequence TTGAGCCAACCTGCCAAATTTTCCTCGCTTGCACTACCGCAAGGCATGATCGATAACCTAGACCAAATGGGTTATTTGAACATGACACCGATTCAAGCCGAAGCTTTGCCTTTTGTTATTGAAGGCCGTGATGTACTTGCCAAAGCCCAAACCGGTAGTGGTAAAACAGCCGCTTTTGGCATAGGTATTTTAGCCAAGCTGAACCAACGTAATTTCGGCTGCCAGGCATTGGTTTTATGCCCGACTCGCGAACTAGCAACTCAGGTTGCAGATGAAATTCGTACACTTGCACGCTACCAACAAAACATCAAAATTCTAACCTTATGCGGCGGCCAATCAATTGGTCCTCAAATAGGCTCTTTAGAACACGGCGCGCATATTGTTGTCGGTACTCCGGGGCGTATAGCTGACCATATCAACAAAGGTACTTTGGATCTAAACGCTGTTGAAACGGTGGTTTTAGACGAAGCTGACCGTATGCTCGATATGGGTTTTGTTGATGAAATCACTAAAATCATCAGCCACACACCGTATGACCGTCAGATGTTGTTATTTTCTGCGACTTACCCAGAAGGTATTCAATCGCTGAGTAAAGAATTTCAGCACGAACCTGAAACGATTACCATCAAAGACGAGCAGTCAAAAAGCACGATTATTCAACGCTTTTATGATGTTCCAAAGATGAAAGATAAAGATGAAGCCTTGCTAACCTTGTTAGGCAGCAAAGCGTCTGAGTCGACGGTGATCTTCTGTAATACAAAGATTGCTTGTTACGACGTTTTAGAATTTTTACGCGAACGGGGTTATCACGCATTAGCCCTAGTCGGCGAAATGGAACAGCGCGAACGTGACCAAGTATTGGTTCGTTTCTCTAATAAGAGTGCGGCTATTCTGATTGCCACCGACGTTGCTTCTCGTGGTTTGGATATCGATGATCTTGATTTGGTGATCAACTACGACGTCACCCGCGACCCTGAAGTTCACGTTCACCGTATTGGCCGAACGGGCCGTGCGGGTAAAGAAGGGTTAGCACTTTCGTTAATGGCGGCTTCTGAAGTGAAGAAGATGTTCGCGATTAATGAGTATATGAATACCAAATACGATACCAGTGATATCAGTAAGCTAAAAAGCCCTTACGAGCCGAAAAAGCCGAACATGATTACCTTGTGCATCGATGGTGGTAAAAAGAGCAAGCTACGCCCAGGTGATATTTTGGGTGCGTTAACTGCCGATGGCGAAATCCCTGGCAGCGATGTGGGTAAAATTAACATGTTCCCAAATCACGCTTATGTTGCGATCGCACGCCCTAGCGCGCGTATTGCACTGCGCTTGATTCAAGAAAAGAACATGAAAGGCCGTCGCTTTAGAGTGCGTCGTCTTTAA
- the feoA gene encoding Fe2+ transport system protein A, probable fragment, putative: MPIQFSQLKVGDNAVIDECRVSSDTSTSSSQVQRLMMLGLIPGTRFTVVRVAPLGDPIEIKLRGFSLSLRREEALGLWVSLS, from the coding sequence ATGCCCATTCAATTTTCACAGCTCAAAGTCGGCGATAATGCCGTTATCGACGAGTGCCGAGTCAGTTCAGATACATCAACATCATCATCACAAGTACAGCGCCTAATGATGCTAGGCCTAATTCCAGGCACTCGTTTTACTGTGGTGCGCGTTGCGCCTCTGGGTGATCCTATCGAAATCAAATTACGCGGTTTCAGCTTAAGCTTGCGCCGTGAAGAAGCGCTAGGCCTTTGGGTATCTTTATCATGA
- the feoB gene encoding Ferrous iron transport protein B — protein MTTNISNAASTSNTSGEKKRNTIALIGNPNCGKTTLFNTLTGAHQRVGNWPGVTVERKSGEYKHADTEYEVIDLPGTYSINSNFTGTKNTAKTDSEKKTNNDNGDSIDEQIAQQFIHNKEADLIINVLDASSLERGLYLTSQLFDSGIPMIVALNMIDVAHSKGMHLDHQALAERLGCPVVPLVASKGDGLITLMDSIENRLLKPPTQQRTLAFSDDAMKNEPALIQARYEWVDQVCQQAMTLSEKKSKTISEYIDDIVLNRILALPIFMGVMYLLFMFAINVGSAFIDFFDITAGALFVETPRWLLNSINAPEWLTALIADGVGGGVQLVASFIPVIAALFLSLSFLEDVGFMARGAFIIDRLMRGLGLPGKAFVPLIVGFGCNVPSVMAARTLNKEGDRLITTLMAPFMSCGARLTVYVLFASAFFVDNGATVVFALYITGILVAVLSAFLVRRLILPSSDSSFIMELPPYLLPTFRNLWMHTWHRLKGFVLRAGKAIVGVVIILNVLNSMGTDGSFGNQNQEQSVLSEVGRFLTPAFTPMGIEKDNWAATVGIFTGLFAKEVVVGTLDALYTTSDKNTDDFDLLNSLKDAVDSIAVNLTDVANNLDDPLGLDMGDLSDTQSIALKQEVASSTIEVIQQKFHGQWGAFVYLLFILLYMPCVATLGAIVKEHGAYWAGFSMLWSFSVAYVLAVGLFQGVTWAQHPTTSLMWIVGLGVWQIVLTILLFRSGKKQARKENLIPMVDVS, from the coding sequence ATGACTACGAATATCTCTAATGCAGCCTCTACCTCTAATACGTCTGGCGAAAAGAAAAGAAATACAATTGCCTTAATTGGCAACCCTAACTGCGGGAAAACTACCTTATTCAACACCCTAACAGGAGCTCACCAACGCGTAGGTAACTGGCCGGGAGTCACAGTTGAACGTAAAAGTGGCGAATATAAGCATGCGGATACCGAATATGAGGTAATCGATTTACCGGGAACCTATTCAATTAATTCCAATTTTACCGGCACCAAGAATACGGCTAAAACGGACTCTGAAAAAAAAACAAATAATGACAATGGTGATTCCATTGATGAACAAATAGCACAGCAGTTTATACACAATAAAGAAGCCGACCTCATCATCAATGTACTTGATGCTTCCAGCTTAGAACGTGGTTTGTACCTGACCTCACAATTGTTTGATAGCGGCATCCCCATGATTGTCGCGCTGAACATGATCGACGTCGCCCACAGCAAAGGGATGCATTTAGACCACCAAGCCCTTGCTGAGCGGTTAGGTTGCCCTGTGGTGCCATTAGTCGCCAGTAAAGGCGATGGTTTAATCACCTTGATGGACAGTATCGAAAATCGCTTACTCAAACCCCCTACTCAACAACGTACGTTAGCGTTCAGCGACGATGCGATGAAGAATGAACCGGCTTTAATTCAAGCTCGATACGAATGGGTCGATCAAGTTTGCCAGCAAGCGATGACGTTAAGCGAAAAGAAAAGCAAAACGATCAGCGAATACATCGACGACATTGTATTGAACCGCATTTTAGCCTTGCCCATTTTTATGGGAGTCATGTATTTGCTCTTTATGTTCGCTATTAATGTGGGCAGCGCATTTATCGATTTTTTCGATATCACCGCGGGAGCTTTATTTGTCGAAACTCCACGCTGGTTATTGAACAGTATTAATGCCCCCGAGTGGCTCACCGCATTAATTGCGGACGGTGTTGGCGGAGGTGTTCAGTTAGTCGCCAGTTTTATTCCTGTTATCGCAGCGTTATTTCTATCACTGTCGTTTTTAGAAGATGTGGGCTTTATGGCTCGCGGCGCTTTTATTATTGATCGTCTCATGCGCGGCTTAGGTTTACCTGGCAAAGCGTTTGTTCCTCTTATTGTAGGATTTGGCTGTAACGTACCTTCGGTTATGGCCGCTCGCACGTTAAACAAAGAAGGCGACCGCTTAATCACGACCTTAATGGCGCCCTTTATGTCGTGCGGTGCACGTTTAACGGTTTACGTATTATTTGCTTCAGCATTTTTTGTAGATAACGGTGCAACCGTAGTCTTTGCACTCTATATCACTGGAATTTTGGTTGCCGTATTAAGTGCCTTTCTCGTACGTCGCTTAATTCTTCCTTCCAGTGACAGCAGTTTTATTATGGAACTTCCACCGTATTTATTACCGACTTTTCGAAATCTATGGATGCATACATGGCATCGTTTAAAAGGCTTTGTATTACGTGCAGGTAAAGCCATTGTCGGCGTTGTAATTATCTTAAACGTCTTAAACTCCATGGGTACTGATGGTAGCTTTGGCAACCAAAACCAAGAACAATCGGTTCTCAGCGAAGTAGGTCGCTTCTTAACACCCGCCTTTACCCCAATGGGAATCGAAAAGGATAATTGGGCGGCTACTGTTGGAATATTTACCGGACTATTTGCCAAAGAAGTTGTAGTAGGCACATTGGATGCGCTCTATACCACCAGCGATAAAAATACAGACGACTTTGATTTACTCAACAGTTTAAAAGATGCTGTTGATTCTATTGCTGTCAACCTAACCGATGTTGCCAATAATTTAGATGACCCATTAGGCTTGGATATGGGTGACCTAAGCGATACCCAAAGCATTGCACTAAAACAAGAAGTTGCTAGCAGCACTATTGAAGTTATTCAGCAAAAATTCCACGGTCAGTGGGGTGCTTTTGTGTATTTATTATTCATCTTACTGTACATGCCTTGCGTCGCAACTCTAGGCGCGATCGTGAAAGAACACGGAGCGTATTGGGCTGGCTTTAGTATGCTTTGGTCTTTTAGTGTGGCGTATGTGTTAGCGGTGGGATTATTTCAGGGGGTTACGTGGGCACAACACCCTACGACCTCACTCATGTGGATCGTAGGCCTAGGGGTTTGGCAAATCGTATTAACAATATTGTTATTCAGAAGTGGTAAGAAACAAGCTCGAAAAGAGAACTTGATTCCTATGGTGGATGTTAGCTAG
- a CDS encoding Excinuclease ABC, C subunit domain protein translates to MLNTSAIGASISSHSKPWFIYLVRNNRNALYTGITTDVERRFSEHQSGGPKAAKALKGKGPLILEFSYPVADRSIASQLEYRIKKLSKTKKEQLINGPELLLEWGLLIL, encoded by the coding sequence ATGTTAAATACCTCAGCCATTGGCGCATCAATCTCTAGTCATTCAAAGCCTTGGTTCATCTACCTGGTGCGAAATAACCGCAATGCTTTATATACGGGTATAACCACCGATGTTGAGCGACGTTTTTCCGAGCATCAAAGCGGTGGGCCGAAAGCGGCTAAAGCCTTAAAAGGCAAGGGGCCACTCATTCTAGAATTTTCTTATCCTGTGGCCGATCGCAGTATCGCTTCGCAACTGGAATATCGCATTAAAAAACTGTCGAAAACGAAAAAAGAACAATTGATTAACGGTCCTGAATTACTGCTTGAGTGGGGTTTGTTAATTCTTTAG
- a CDS encoding Hemolysin III, which produces MSSSTPSPTSRFRDPFSGFSHLFGAFVGLAIMCFLVVKASLNGDIWQIVSSAIFGVCMMLMFGTSAVYHLAQGSDEKILKLKRIDHMAIFAMIAGTYTPICLIALRDTFGWTLLMAVWGLALSGILLKIFWIGAPRWLSTLIYLAMGWACVFGLTTMKEVMPAASFDWLFYGGIAYTLGAVVYGTKWPNPWPDSFGFHEIWHIFVMAGAFSHAISIYYLL; this is translated from the coding sequence ATGTCGAGTTCGACACCGTCACCCACCTCCCGTTTTCGTGATCCTTTTAGTGGCTTCAGTCATTTATTTGGGGCTTTTGTCGGTCTTGCAATCATGTGCTTCTTGGTCGTTAAGGCCAGCCTTAATGGCGATATTTGGCAGATAGTCTCGAGTGCTATTTTTGGCGTGTGTATGATGCTCATGTTCGGCACCAGCGCGGTATATCATCTTGCTCAAGGGAGCGATGAAAAAATCCTAAAGCTTAAACGTATCGACCACATGGCAATTTTCGCCATGATAGCGGGTACTTACACACCGATTTGTTTAATTGCACTCCGTGATACCTTTGGTTGGACATTATTAATGGCCGTTTGGGGCTTAGCATTATCAGGTATTCTATTAAAAATATTCTGGATCGGCGCACCTCGTTGGTTATCGACATTAATCTATCTTGCGATGGGCTGGGCTTGTGTCTTTGGCCTAACAACGATGAAAGAAGTGATGCCAGCGGCTTCGTTTGATTGGTTATTTTATGGAGGCATTGCTTATACTCTAGGGGCAGTGGTATACGGTACGAAATGGCCTAACCCTTGGCCTGACTCCTTTGGTTTCCATGAAATCTGGCACATTTTTGTTATGGCTGGAGCGTTTAGCCATGCGATCTCTATTTATTATTTATTATGA
- a CDS encoding Neutral/alkaline nonlysosomal ceramidase family protein, whose protein sequence is MRSLMILVLAVTTLTACATVKDITVIQPKPIAVDITGIATAGAISVDITPPPGMPMGGYSVMANFGQGFRTRLKARVIYINDGQGHSTALVQTDLTAGSLLVHHQVVAAVAEKTGLNASDIVITSSHSHSAPVNHFENDFYNKHMSSGQGLEEEFLDFASQRIAEGILTAYKNRRPAKVATGRKDIYGYNRNRSLDSYVLNNNVSDIDLEDPQAVFKAINPAMYMIRVDVLDTLGQYKPLAAFSSFSVHATALSVPVEVYNADLFAYAQKDLEWAIERKYDTPWKVVHGLTTGTQGDMAPAVPDHGDNTFGHFEVNWKEAKKLGQGIGKEAIALFEELGSELTSDISIMTAARELNIREHNKVGDIELCQDPAIGAPVAAGAYERRTPFLAAIPFLKGGNVMSRSWFFTEGCQGNKTHLGFKYLQPLLEPKDSFPNTVLFQLIKINDTVVMPLPFEITTESGRRMAASVSQAYEQAGQDIKHAWIAGNANGYFGYSTTPEEYERQNYEGGHTLYGQYTTPYLSAQLGRLATDMIQQGSIVELADEWSYDLVVNQFFPSAESSQGKRKILQLPEAYTAEAANEEHYVSFEWLDVGASEIQLHKPLAKVEVLVKGEWVDMSNAGEPITDDGYDIEVRLLDEESKGMGEYQVRWYNPVAGGQYRFMIAPRQGQEQLRSPIFTFGTDKEDTAEMAVLLVE, encoded by the coding sequence ATGCGTTCTCTCATGATACTCGTATTAGCCGTTACGACGCTTACCGCGTGTGCAACAGTTAAAGATATTACCGTTATTCAACCTAAACCGATTGCTGTTGATATCACGGGCATTGCTACCGCGGGCGCAATTTCTGTCGATATTACTCCGCCACCAGGTATGCCAATGGGCGGTTATTCGGTGATGGCAAACTTCGGCCAAGGTTTCCGTACACGCTTAAAAGCCCGTGTTATTTATATTAATGATGGCCAAGGTCATTCAACCGCCTTGGTGCAAACCGACTTAACCGCAGGCTCGTTATTAGTTCACCATCAAGTAGTCGCAGCGGTTGCTGAAAAAACAGGCCTTAACGCCAGTGACATTGTGATCACTTCCTCTCATAGCCATTCAGCCCCGGTGAATCATTTTGAAAATGATTTTTACAACAAGCATATGTCCAGTGGCCAAGGCTTAGAAGAAGAGTTTTTGGACTTTGCTAGCCAACGTATTGCCGAGGGTATATTAACGGCTTACAAAAATCGTCGCCCAGCGAAAGTAGCAACAGGCCGTAAAGATATTTATGGTTACAACCGTAACCGTTCGCTGGATTCTTATGTATTAAACAATAATGTTTCAGACATTGACCTGGAAGATCCTCAAGCTGTGTTTAAAGCGATTAATCCTGCAATGTATATGATTCGTGTGGATGTATTGGATACCTTAGGTCAATACAAGCCGTTAGCCGCTTTTTCAAGTTTCTCAGTGCATGCGACGGCTTTGAGTGTTCCAGTAGAAGTGTATAACGCTGATTTATTTGCTTATGCGCAGAAAGATTTAGAGTGGGCCATCGAGCGCAAATACGATACGCCTTGGAAAGTAGTACACGGTTTAACGACGGGAACTCAAGGCGATATGGCACCCGCAGTGCCTGATCATGGGGACAATACCTTTGGTCATTTTGAAGTGAACTGGAAAGAAGCTAAAAAACTCGGGCAAGGCATTGGTAAAGAAGCCATTGCCTTGTTTGAAGAATTGGGCAGCGAATTAACATCTGATATTTCTATTATGACAGCCGCGCGTGAGTTGAATATTCGTGAGCATAATAAAGTGGGTGATATTGAACTTTGCCAAGATCCGGCCATTGGGGCACCCGTGGCTGCGGGCGCTTATGAACGTCGTACACCTTTCTTAGCGGCCATTCCTTTCTTAAAAGGGGGCAATGTTATGTCTCGCAGTTGGTTCTTTACAGAAGGCTGCCAAGGTAATAAAACGCATTTAGGTTTTAAATACCTTCAACCTCTTTTAGAACCAAAAGACAGTTTTCCAAATACCGTCTTATTTCAGCTAATAAAAATTAACGACACTGTGGTGATGCCATTACCGTTTGAAATTACTACCGAATCAGGACGTCGCATGGCCGCCAGTGTTAGCCAAGCTTATGAGCAAGCAGGGCAAGATATTAAACATGCTTGGATAGCTGGTAATGCTAATGGTTATTTTGGTTACAGCACGACGCCAGAAGAATATGAACGTCAAAACTATGAAGGTGGCCATACGCTTTATGGTCAGTATACAACGCCTTATTTATCAGCTCAGCTAGGGCGTTTGGCAACGGATATGATTCAACAAGGTTCGATTGTTGAGCTTGCTGATGAATGGTCTTATGATTTAGTTGTTAATCAATTTTTCCCAAGCGCTGAAAGCAGCCAGGGCAAGCGTAAAATTCTACAGCTGCCAGAAGCATATACCGCAGAAGCGGCGAATGAAGAACATTATGTCTCTTTTGAATGGCTTGATGTCGGTGCCAGTGAGATTCAATTGCACAAACCTTTAGCTAAAGTTGAAGTCTTAGTTAAGGGAGAGTGGGTTGATATGAGTAATGCAGGCGAGCCGATTACTGATGATGGTTATGACATTGAAGTACGTCTTCTTGATGAAGAGAGTAAGGGGATGGGAGAATATCAAGTGCGTTGGTATAACCCTGTGGCGGGTGGTCAGTATCGTTTTATGATTGCACCGCGTCAAGGACAAGAACAGTTGCGATCACCGATCTTTACTTTTGGAACAGATAAGGAAGATACTGCGGAAATGGCGGTTTTATTGGTCGAATAG
- the fadE gene encoding Acyl-coenzyme A dehydrogenase domain: MTTTTWAVLLVVALIGLAYKKANLKISTLVIAAITVAAYLSDAATGFIVTSVIFTAVFGVLSLSTFRANTITRPIFAIYKKILPEMSETESTALEAGTVWWDGELFAGKPDWHKLMDHPNPQLRPDEQAFLDNEVETLCSMINEYEIKENGDMPVELWDYIKANRFFAMIIPKEYGGLAFSAQAQSAVLQKLAGLSSTVLSTVGVPNSLGPGELLLKYGTEDQKNHYLPRLVDGREIPCFGLTGPRAGSDATSLPDTGVVCKGMWEGEEVLGLKMNFNKRYITLAPVATVVGLAFRMFDPEKLLGDKNDIGITVALLPRELEGMDIGNRHNPIGSPFMNGPIFGKDVFIPLSFIIGGAANAGQGWRMLVECLSVGRCITLPSSGAGGGKYAVATAGAYARIRRQFGIPISKLEGVQEPLARIAGNSYINSAAARVTAISIDNGEKPSVPSAILKYNLTESARQLSIDSMDIHGGSAIMRGPNNYVESGYSSVPVAITVEGANILTRTMITFGQGAIRCHPFVLPEMNAAKENNLAAFDKALFGHFGFIFSNIARSFVLSTTNAAFTSVPASGPTKKHYKQINRYAANFALSVDMAMFSLQGDLKFRELISARLADMLSKLYLASMTLKHWEDQGRQKDDLPLVEYAMAKLFSEFEDALDGFAKNLPARPVGWLVRALTMPLGRSVSKPSDKLVAKVVDLTTGATATRERLITGTYRGDNGRNPMFKYDSLLTRVDQADPIYKKIGIALKAGQYDESNLTIENRITDGVAMGILTQEEGDFMIAFEKDVLEMVNVDHFPLEGLGPVSVKHESTKDTAKAEKKPAKKKADKKTEEAS, from the coding sequence ATGACTACCACGACTTGGGCCGTGCTATTAGTCGTAGCATTAATCGGCTTAGCTTATAAAAAAGCTAATTTAAAAATTTCCACCTTAGTAATCGCTGCTATTACTGTCGCGGCTTACTTATCTGATGCAGCAACGGGCTTTATTGTCACGTCTGTTATCTTTACTGCAGTATTTGGTGTATTAAGTCTTTCGACTTTCCGTGCCAATACAATCACTCGCCCTATCTTCGCAATTTATAAGAAGATTTTGCCAGAAATGTCAGAGACTGAATCGACTGCATTAGAAGCAGGTACGGTTTGGTGGGATGGAGAGTTATTCGCGGGTAAGCCTGATTGGCATAAACTGATGGATCATCCGAATCCTCAGCTACGTCCTGACGAGCAAGCGTTCTTAGATAACGAAGTAGAAACTTTGTGCTCTATGATCAACGAATACGAAATCAAAGAAAATGGCGACATGCCTGTTGAGCTTTGGGACTACATTAAAGCCAACCGTTTCTTCGCGATGATTATTCCAAAAGAATACGGCGGTCTAGCCTTCTCTGCTCAAGCACAATCGGCTGTTTTGCAGAAGCTTGCGGGTCTTTCAAGTACGGTTCTTTCTACCGTTGGCGTTCCTAACTCATTAGGACCTGGAGAGTTATTACTTAAGTACGGTACTGAAGACCAAAAAAATCACTACCTTCCTCGTTTAGTGGATGGTCGTGAAATTCCTTGTTTTGGTTTGACTGGCCCACGCGCCGGTTCTGATGCGACGTCCCTTCCTGACACAGGTGTTGTATGTAAAGGCATGTGGGAAGGTGAAGAAGTTCTTGGTCTTAAAATGAACTTCAACAAGCGTTATATCACCCTAGCACCGGTTGCTACGGTTGTTGGTTTAGCGTTCCGCATGTTTGACCCTGAAAAATTATTAGGCGATAAAAACGATATCGGTATTACCGTTGCGCTTTTACCGCGTGAACTTGAAGGTATGGATATTGGCAACCGTCACAACCCGATCGGTTCTCCATTCATGAACGGTCCTATCTTCGGTAAAGACGTTTTCATTCCACTAAGTTTCATTATTGGTGGTGCAGCGAATGCAGGCCAAGGTTGGAGAATGCTGGTTGAGTGCTTGTCGGTAGGTCGTTGTATTACATTGCCTTCATCTGGCGCTGGCGGTGGTAAATACGCTGTTGCAACAGCCGGTGCTTATGCTCGAATTCGTCGTCAGTTTGGTATTCCGATTTCTAAACTTGAAGGTGTGCAAGAGCCATTAGCACGTATCGCCGGTAACTCTTACATCAACTCAGCCGCAGCTCGCGTAACAGCGATCTCGATTGATAACGGTGAGAAGCCTTCTGTACCGTCTGCAATTTTGAAGTACAACCTAACTGAATCAGCGCGTCAGTTATCGATTGATAGCATGGACATTCATGGTGGTAGCGCAATTATGCGTGGCCCGAATAACTATGTTGAATCGGGTTATTCTTCTGTACCTGTTGCGATCACCGTTGAAGGTGCCAACATTCTTACCCGTACTATGATCACATTTGGTCAAGGTGCTATTCGTTGTCATCCATTCGTTTTACCTGAAATGAATGCTGCGAAAGAAAACAACTTGGCAGCGTTTGATAAAGCATTATTCGGTCACTTTGGTTTCATCTTCTCGAACATTGCGCGCTCTTTCGTATTGAGCACAACCAATGCTGCGTTCACTTCTGTTCCGGCTTCTGGCCCGACGAAGAAGCATTACAAGCAGATCAACCGTTATGCTGCGAACTTTGCACTCTCTGTTGATATGGCGATGTTCTCTTTGCAAGGTGATTTGAAGTTCCGTGAACTGATTTCTGCACGCTTAGCTGACATGCTTTCTAAATTGTACTTAGCGTCTATGACGTTGAAGCATTGGGAAGATCAGGGTCGCCAGAAAGACGATTTACCCTTAGTTGAATACGCTATGGCTAAATTGTTCTCTGAGTTTGAGGATGCATTAGACGGCTTCGCTAAGAACTTGCCTGCTCGTCCTGTTGGTTGGTTAGTGCGCGCACTAACGATGCCTTTGGGTCGTAGTGTTTCGAAACCAAGCGATAAGCTGGTTGCTAAAGTTGTTGATCTGACTACAGGCGCAACGGCAACTCGTGAGCGTTTGATCACAGGGACTTACCGCGGTGATAACGGTCGCAACCCAATGTTCAAGTACGATTCATTGTTAACTCGTGTTGACCAAGCTGATCCTATCTATAAGAAGATTGGTATCGCTTTGAAAGCGGGTCAATACGATGAGTCGAACCTAACCATCGAAAACCGTATCACTGATGGTGTAGCGATGGGTATCCTTACGCAAGAAGAAGGCGACTTCATGATTGCGTTTGAAAAAGATGTATTGGAAATGGTTAACGTTGATCACTTTCCACTTGAAGGTTTAGGCCCAGTTTCTGTTAAGCATGAGTCTACAAAAGACACGGCTAAAGCTGAGAAGAAGCCTGCTAAAAAGAAAGCGGATAAAAAAACTGAAGAAGCTTCTTAA